The following proteins are encoded in a genomic region of Paenibacillus sp. FSL R7-0273:
- a CDS encoding restriction endonuclease subunit S: MSFENQEWRTFELDELCTVTDCQHKTAPVVNYKTNFRMLRTTNIRNGRINSEDARYVTEETYKAWSVRGKLVEDDVILTREAPMGEVGIIKSSNEKFFLGQRMLQLKAKTDVILPYFLYYSLLTPEVQNQIKMHEGTGSVVSNIRIPALKKFKLMVPVLKIQESVSTMLRLIDDKIDLNNAINKNLEEMAQALFKRWFVDFEFPNENSEPYKSSGGEFEESELGLIPKGWKVKTLGEVSIQGIVCGKTPSTKEKDNFGEETPFITIPDMHNKVFVTKTERALSSKGAGTQASKTVPAFSVCVSCIATPGLVVLTSEPSQTNQQINTIICNSNECYYVYLSLSRISEYIKNMGSGGSVALNLSKSRFSNIKMVLPEQSILDQFHNLVEPMFATILLIQKETESLSITRDTLLPKLMSGEIRVPLDEEYPYSQSSDLPLAAESKAQYSTT; the protein is encoded by the coding sequence TTGAGTTTTGAGAATCAAGAATGGCGAACATTTGAGTTAGATGAACTATGTACAGTTACTGATTGTCAACATAAAACTGCACCTGTAGTCAATTATAAGACTAATTTTAGAATGTTAAGAACAACAAACATTCGAAATGGTCGAATTAATTCAGAAGATGCGAGATATGTAACGGAAGAAACTTACAAGGCATGGTCTGTTAGAGGTAAACTCGTTGAGGACGATGTGATTCTAACTAGAGAGGCCCCTATGGGGGAAGTTGGCATTATCAAATCTTCAAATGAAAAGTTTTTTCTTGGACAAAGAATGCTTCAATTAAAGGCTAAAACAGATGTTATTCTACCATACTTTTTATATTACTCACTTTTGACGCCTGAAGTGCAAAATCAAATCAAAATGCATGAGGGTACTGGTTCAGTAGTTAGTAATATTCGAATTCCTGCTCTGAAAAAGTTCAAGCTTATGGTACCTGTATTGAAAATACAAGAGTCTGTTTCGACAATGTTGAGACTGATTGATGACAAAATTGATCTCAACAATGCCATCAATAAAAACCTCGAAGAAATGGCCCAAGCCCTTTTCAAACGCTGGTTTGTGGATTTTGAGTTCCCGAATGAAAACAGTGAACCGTATAAGTCTAGCGGCGGTGAGTTTGAGGAAAGTGAGTTGGGGCTGATTCCGAAGGGGTGGAAGGTAAAGACATTAGGCGAAGTCTCGATACAGGGGATTGTATGTGGAAAGACCCCAAGTACGAAGGAAAAAGATAACTTTGGAGAAGAAACCCCTTTTATTACGATTCCGGACATGCATAACAAAGTATTCGTAACGAAGACTGAGCGTGCGCTCTCTAGCAAGGGAGCGGGAACACAAGCTTCAAAGACAGTCCCAGCTTTTAGTGTATGCGTAAGCTGTATTGCAACACCCGGATTGGTAGTATTGACTTCTGAACCAAGTCAGACAAATCAACAAATAAATACGATTATTTGTAATAGTAATGAATGTTACTATGTTTATTTATCTCTTTCCCGTATTTCGGAGTACATTAAGAATATGGGATCAGGCGGTAGTGTCGCATTAAATCTGAGCAAATCGCGGTTTTCTAATATTAAAATGGTTTTACCAGAACAATCTATATTAGACCAATTTCATAACTTGGTTGAACCAATGTTTGCTACTATTCTGCTTATTCAAAAAGAAACGGAAAGCTTGTCTATCACACGTGACACCCTTCTCCCCAAACTCATGTCAGGTGAAATCCGAGTCCCTTTGGATGAAGAGTATCCATATTCTCAATCTTCCGACTTGCCACTAGCAGCCGAAAGCAAAGCCCAATACTCCACTACCTAA
- a CDS encoding class I SAM-dependent DNA methyltransferase → MSTANLGFEEKLWSMADKLRGSMDAAEYKHVVLGLLFLKYVSDAFEEKYEALSNEPYADPEDRDEYVAANIFWVPKDARWSHIKNNAKKPEIGQIIDQAMVDIEKENASLKGVLPKDYARPALDKTRLGEVIDLFSFKVGDEDSRSKDVLGRVYEYFLSKFASAEGKNGGEFYTPNSVVRLLVEMIEPFKGRVYDPCCGSGGMFVQSEKFVEEHQGRLGDIAVYGQESNSTTWKLCKMNLAIRGIDSNLGEHHADTFHNDLHKNLKADYILANPPFNISDWGGNRLTDDARWSYGIPPAGNANYAWIQHMVNKLAPSGVAGFVLANGSMSTSTTAELEIRKKLVTADLVDCIVTLPGQLFYSTQIPVCLWFMVKNKAPRGLRDRRGEILFIDARKMGQMVDRTHRELTTEDIKKITDTYHAWRGQADAGAYEDVKGFCKAAKLTEVQEHEYILTPGRYVGIEDVEEESEPFEDKMARLTSELAEQFAKSRHLEDEIRKRLGGIGFEF, encoded by the coding sequence ATGTCAACAGCAAATCTAGGTTTTGAAGAAAAATTATGGAGCATGGCCGACAAGCTACGGGGCAGCATGGATGCGGCGGAGTATAAGCATGTCGTTTTAGGCCTGTTATTCCTTAAATATGTATCGGATGCTTTTGAAGAGAAATATGAAGCACTGAGCAATGAACCTTATGCTGATCCCGAAGATCGTGACGAGTATGTTGCTGCGAATATCTTCTGGGTGCCGAAGGATGCTCGTTGGAGCCACATTAAGAATAATGCCAAGAAACCGGAGATTGGCCAAATCATTGACCAAGCGATGGTCGATATTGAGAAGGAGAACGCATCTCTGAAAGGTGTTTTGCCTAAGGATTATGCAAGACCTGCTCTAGATAAAACACGCCTTGGTGAAGTTATTGACTTGTTCTCGTTCAAAGTTGGCGATGAAGATAGCCGCTCTAAGGACGTGCTTGGCAGAGTATATGAATACTTCCTTAGTAAGTTCGCTAGCGCCGAGGGTAAGAACGGTGGGGAGTTTTACACGCCAAATAGTGTTGTTCGCCTGCTCGTAGAGATGATTGAGCCATTTAAGGGTCGTGTCTATGACCCGTGCTGCGGCTCTGGAGGCATGTTCGTACAGAGCGAGAAGTTCGTAGAAGAGCATCAAGGCAGGCTCGGAGATATCGCAGTATATGGACAAGAGTCGAACTCGACGACTTGGAAGCTTTGCAAAATGAACTTAGCGATCCGCGGTATCGACAGCAACTTGGGCGAGCATCATGCGGATACGTTCCATAATGATCTTCATAAGAACCTGAAAGCCGATTATATACTGGCTAATCCACCTTTTAACATTAGTGACTGGGGCGGGAACCGGCTCACTGATGACGCACGTTGGTCGTATGGAATTCCTCCAGCAGGCAATGCCAACTATGCTTGGATTCAACATATGGTAAACAAGCTGGCGCCAAGCGGTGTAGCCGGCTTCGTCTTGGCGAACGGTTCCATGTCTACGAGCACGACAGCGGAACTCGAGATTCGGAAAAAGTTAGTCACTGCGGATTTGGTGGATTGCATCGTTACGCTGCCAGGGCAATTGTTTTACTCGACGCAGATTCCTGTTTGCCTCTGGTTTATGGTGAAGAACAAAGCTCCAAGAGGACTGCGCGACCGCCGTGGGGAAATACTGTTCATCGATGCTCGCAAAATGGGACAAATGGTCGATCGTACTCATCGTGAGCTGACGACGGAAGATATCAAGAAGATAACGGATACTTACCACGCCTGGCGCGGGCAGGCTGACGCCGGAGCTTATGAGGATGTTAAGGGATTCTGCAAGGCTGCAAAACTTACGGAAGTGCAGGAGCATGAGTATATATTGACTCCTGGTCGGTATGTAGGTATTGAGGATGTTGAGGAGGAGAGCGAGCCGTTTGAGGATAAGATGGCTCGGCTGACGTCGGAATTGGCAGAGCAATTTGCAAAATCGCGGCATCTGGAAGATGAGATTCGCAAGCGGCTTGGGGGGATTGGGTTTGAGTTTTGA
- a CDS encoding restriction endonuclease subunit S, translating to MIETFWNICLLHNISTRDQLLREAVRVVQTNRALQLQGAEHRSILEPETLFRWMNQYAGEREFGHFPGDRELFFRLYQAGKDMDLLDYAIQTIQQDRVTGAITVHTSIMDRFKDMCERHHYRTLLIAEAEKYLRGLAESQLYKRSFTITLVTENYIIAKLLKTYFESYLNVRIIQGSIYQPLPLSEKYDAILTIPKFGIKMDEVEDAIIRDSEGVAVNHLLPLLQDTGRISVTLPARMLFQSGRNAQWREQINESAPIQSVHMLPDGLFRPYISVKTYQIEFGRSPSQQVIIGRLLLHKMSLEPEREISVHAEAFARLENWRIDMLLDEDQDTLRSFQQAPVLKVKLRDVADIFRGKSVLKQDLRAGNIKILNISNIEDGEVRTDQLETIDEEERKIKRYEILPGDLVMACRGTVNKLAVFPETEGTVIASANIIVIRLKESISSGYAKIFLESPVGVTLIQSFQRGTTVLNLNPSDVGEIELPLLPHDEQNNRVKRYNEEKERYKQKIREATDRWEQVKNEIYSELY from the coding sequence TTGATTGAGACATTTTGGAATATTTGCTTACTTCATAACATTAGCACAAGGGATCAATTGCTACGAGAGGCTGTGCGGGTAGTTCAAACGAATAGAGCGTTACAGTTGCAGGGGGCAGAACATAGATCGATTCTGGAACCTGAAACGCTATTCCGATGGATGAACCAGTATGCCGGTGAGCGTGAATTCGGACATTTTCCTGGTGATCGGGAGTTGTTCTTTAGGCTCTATCAAGCAGGCAAAGATATGGATTTATTAGACTATGCTATTCAGACGATACAGCAAGACCGAGTAACAGGTGCGATTACCGTTCATACGAGCATTATGGACAGATTTAAAGATATGTGTGAACGACATCACTATCGAACGCTGTTGATTGCAGAAGCAGAGAAATACTTGCGCGGTCTAGCCGAAAGTCAATTGTACAAGCGTTCGTTTACGATTACGCTGGTAACCGAGAATTACATTATCGCCAAGCTGTTGAAGACTTATTTTGAGTCTTATCTGAATGTCCGCATCATTCAGGGATCGATTTATCAACCGTTGCCCCTGTCTGAGAAGTATGACGCTATCTTAACCATTCCGAAATTCGGAATAAAGATGGATGAAGTTGAAGATGCGATCATTAGAGACTCGGAAGGCGTTGCGGTTAATCACTTACTCCCCCTGTTACAAGATACCGGGAGGATAAGCGTTACACTTCCTGCACGGATGTTGTTTCAATCTGGGCGTAATGCGCAGTGGCGAGAACAGATAAATGAATCTGCTCCTATCCAATCTGTACATATGCTGCCTGATGGGTTATTTCGGCCTTATATATCGGTCAAGACTTATCAGATTGAATTTGGAAGGTCACCTTCACAGCAAGTGATTATAGGTCGTCTACTGCTTCATAAGATGTCCTTGGAACCAGAGCGAGAAATTTCAGTTCATGCTGAAGCTTTTGCGCGGCTTGAGAACTGGCGAATAGATATGCTGCTTGATGAAGATCAAGATACGTTGAGGTCTTTTCAACAAGCCCCTGTTCTTAAAGTAAAGTTAAGGGATGTTGCAGATATATTCCGGGGCAAATCTGTTCTTAAGCAAGATCTTAGAGCAGGAAACATCAAAATATTAAATATTTCCAACATTGAAGACGGCGAAGTACGAACGGATCAGTTGGAGACGATCGATGAAGAAGAACGGAAGATCAAACGCTATGAAATTCTTCCCGGAGATCTGGTCATGGCTTGTCGAGGCACGGTGAATAAACTGGCTGTCTTTCCAGAAACAGAAGGAACGGTAATTGCTTCTGCCAATATTATTGTCATTCGACTTAAAGAGTCCATTAGTAGCGGATATGCAAAGATATTCCTGGAAAGTCCGGTGGGAGTGACACTGATCCAGAGCTTCCAGCGAGGGACAACCGTTCTGAATTTGAATCCTTCAGATGTGGGTGAAATAGAACTGCCTCTTCTTCCCCACGACGAGCAGAATAATCGGGTAAAACGCTACAATGAGGAAAAAGAACGGTATAAGCAAAAGATTCGTGAGGCTACGGATCGATGGGAGCAAGTAAAAAACGAAATATACAGCGAGCTCTACTGA
- a CDS encoding Tn7-like element transposition protein TnsE — MASVEFSPWPFEENEDVELIWFGSPYTDYKGDWRVRIAFRRARGEVKVLSRAWGAIPLLRLGQIYTKGVLNQVRPMSGSSYTFTIPSLDQGKIVNGFQLPKRLIDFGKNPELGTQNIIQYTVGNITVCIPVIELLRAMFINSQLMAYSLMQPHGLEQLIERCEFENNVLHFYLGNRVPNTMANESNARHMSWIYLDSQIYTMWNSIYQRLLSRAVAESPTNPKKAFRKGNLLDVELPSTGPIELIVRGDQFMNMVLVKEIVGFSGFTHPATEIDFWHHSKKRQESVFGNRRLRIPDQFKNDDVIINDNSEHAKEDTNQDVLEAPPTFMKFINFPIVRIRKKNLKQTHAGDDIVVNSGRGGKSLDQPRQVSVQDSIVGGDTPPIDFQSLEMVPISEAIGLEDFFKMITLLKEMTSYSIRMSIVRIPPGKRFSICPNGTRRTCAIVQVSNSMFTKYILEVARPDDWSISTLILDPTNLIHLKAIERTITQLLDGLVQKGGHWDQYVLSQCSGAHIEKLKHYQSDSPRDWSIKLKGKLLN, encoded by the coding sequence GTGGCTTCAGTAGAATTTAGTCCTTGGCCGTTTGAAGAAAATGAGGATGTTGAACTGATTTGGTTCGGATCACCGTACACAGATTATAAAGGTGACTGGAGAGTTCGAATTGCCTTTAGAAGAGCACGTGGTGAGGTTAAAGTCCTGTCTCGAGCCTGGGGCGCAATTCCTCTATTAAGATTGGGCCAAATATACACGAAGGGTGTTCTTAATCAAGTCCGCCCGATGAGCGGATCGTCCTATACATTCACCATACCTTCACTTGATCAGGGGAAGATTGTAAATGGATTTCAATTGCCAAAGCGTCTCATTGACTTTGGAAAGAATCCAGAGTTAGGAACGCAAAATATTATTCAGTATACAGTGGGGAATATAACGGTCTGTATTCCTGTTATCGAGCTTCTTAGAGCAATGTTTATTAACTCGCAGCTAATGGCATATTCGCTAATGCAGCCCCATGGTCTAGAACAACTAATTGAACGATGTGAATTTGAGAATAATGTTCTACACTTTTATTTAGGAAACCGGGTACCTAATACAATGGCTAATGAGAGTAACGCCCGTCATATGTCTTGGATTTATCTGGACTCCCAAATATATACCATGTGGAATTCCATTTATCAAAGATTGTTAAGTAGAGCAGTAGCTGAGTCTCCTACTAATCCAAAAAAGGCATTTAGAAAGGGGAATCTTCTTGATGTGGAGCTTCCCTCTACCGGTCCAATCGAACTGATAGTAAGGGGCGATCAATTCATGAATATGGTTTTGGTGAAAGAAATCGTGGGGTTCTCCGGCTTCACGCATCCGGCAACCGAAATTGACTTCTGGCATCACTCCAAAAAGCGGCAGGAATCAGTCTTTGGAAACAGGCGGTTAAGGATACCCGATCAATTCAAGAACGACGACGTTATAATTAATGATAACAGTGAACATGCAAAAGAAGATACAAATCAGGATGTACTTGAAGCACCCCCTACTTTTATGAAATTTATTAATTTCCCGATCGTGAGAATTCGAAAGAAGAATCTGAAACAAACGCATGCGGGGGACGATATAGTTGTTAACTCGGGTAGAGGCGGCAAGAGCCTGGACCAACCAAGACAAGTCAGTGTTCAAGATTCAATCGTGGGAGGCGATACTCCACCTATAGATTTTCAAAGTTTAGAGATGGTTCCAATCTCTGAAGCTATTGGGCTTGAAGATTTTTTCAAAATGATAACACTACTGAAAGAAATGACTTCATATTCCATTCGAATGTCTATAGTGCGAATTCCTCCTGGTAAACGCTTTTCAATATGTCCGAATGGTACGCGCCGGACCTGTGCAATTGTTCAAGTATCCAATAGTATGTTTACAAAGTACATACTAGAGGTTGCACGGCCGGATGATTGGTCGATCTCGACGCTAATACTCGATCCAACCAATCTAATCCATTTAAAAGCTATTGAGAGGACAATCACGCAACTTCTCGACGGATTAGTACAAAAAGGTGGGCATTGGGATCAGTACGTTCTGAGTCAATGTTCTGGTGCACATATTGAAAAGCTAAAGCATTATCAGAGTGATAGTCCGCGTGACTGGTCAATAAAACTTAAAGGGAAATTGCTAAACTAA
- a CDS encoding TnsD family Tn7-like transposition protein, which produces MDMYSGMPLPYPDELLYSVITRYHLRMNNSSPKWTFRELFGTDQVIPTLDLPSHLDNLSPRSQIIGITSDQWIDEHTLYSYYAPFLPQNRSRQLQQMMRSNDGSGIHALVGITASSMERNAELRFCQSCYEEDIQRFGEPYWHRVHQATGVMVCPKHRIVLHRITHPVSDRHGLTVLPIARHLFQFNPLVLPDPERTYLRLLEIAQDVQLLLSVGHSLHLYDSRDSLLHKLSEQGYLTPSNRIRQRELEMKLSSHYGKEMLEFLNCQTYGNDYSWLAVSTRKARRAVHPLRQLLLIRFLFGSFSSFLEQRDTSYSPFGKGPWPCLNRAADHYREPCIRHLKITRCSDTGGPVGTFSCSCGFCYSRRGPDHSSEDRYRIGRIKAFGPVWKNQLTAYMGKGLSYRAAAEKLGVDTNTVIKYARLSPANESFSDEVNLPSVSPLTIKTGALKKKRNAHDLRYIRVDWEKRDLELSLEVEEACNKMLSDRDMKPIRITYASVGKRIRNLALIEKHKDKLPITMAILSNRLETVDQFQIRRIGWAAEHMNDEFPIKRWKLIRKAGLRPGYSSAVTDALDYYSGQGLHTLNFADRVATQWLQ; this is translated from the coding sequence ATGGATATGTATAGCGGTATGCCTCTCCCTTACCCGGATGAGTTACTCTATAGCGTGATTACTAGATATCACCTGCGGATGAACAACTCCAGCCCGAAATGGACATTTCGGGAATTATTCGGTACAGATCAGGTTATTCCTACATTGGATCTTCCCAGTCATCTCGATAATCTATCCCCCAGAAGCCAGATCATAGGTATAACATCAGATCAATGGATTGACGAGCATACGTTATATTCATATTACGCCCCCTTTCTTCCTCAGAATAGGAGCCGACAATTACAGCAGATGATGAGGAGCAATGATGGTTCAGGAATTCATGCGCTGGTTGGTATTACAGCGAGTTCCATGGAGCGGAATGCTGAATTGCGATTTTGCCAATCATGTTATGAAGAAGATATCCAGCGGTTTGGCGAGCCCTATTGGCACCGTGTGCATCAGGCTACCGGGGTGATGGTTTGTCCTAAACATCGTATTGTGCTTCACAGAATAACACATCCTGTTTCAGATCGGCATGGTTTAACGGTGTTGCCTATTGCAAGACACTTATTTCAATTCAATCCATTGGTATTGCCTGACCCAGAAAGGACTTACCTAAGATTGCTTGAAATTGCTCAGGATGTTCAATTGTTGCTTAGCGTTGGTCACTCACTTCATCTGTACGATTCCAGAGACTCTCTATTACATAAATTAAGTGAACAAGGCTATTTAACCCCATCCAATCGAATTCGGCAGCGCGAGCTTGAGATGAAATTGAGTTCTCATTATGGCAAAGAAATGCTGGAGTTCCTGAACTGTCAGACCTATGGAAATGATTACTCCTGGCTGGCAGTGTCTACAAGGAAAGCTCGCAGAGCCGTTCACCCTTTAAGACAATTATTGCTTATACGCTTCCTCTTTGGTTCTTTCAGTAGCTTCCTGGAGCAAAGAGATACGAGCTATTCTCCTTTTGGTAAAGGCCCATGGCCATGTCTAAATAGGGCTGCAGATCATTACAGAGAACCATGTATCCGTCACTTAAAGATTACGCGTTGTTCAGACACTGGAGGACCGGTAGGAACATTCTCTTGTAGCTGCGGGTTCTGTTATTCCAGAAGAGGTCCGGACCATAGCTCAGAGGATCGTTACCGAATCGGACGCATTAAAGCCTTTGGACCTGTCTGGAAGAATCAACTAACAGCTTATATGGGAAAGGGTTTATCGTACCGAGCTGCCGCTGAGAAGCTTGGCGTGGATACAAATACCGTCATCAAGTACGCACGGCTTAGTCCGGCAAATGAGAGCTTCAGTGATGAAGTGAATTTACCGTCTGTGTCCCCCCTAACAATAAAAACGGGAGCTCTCAAAAAGAAACGTAACGCGCATGACCTACGTTACATTCGTGTTGACTGGGAGAAGCGCGACCTCGAATTGAGCTTGGAGGTTGAAGAGGCGTGCAATAAGATGCTTTCTGATCGGGACATGAAGCCTATTCGAATTACATATGCCTCAGTTGGTAAACGTATTAGAAACCTTGCATTAATTGAAAAGCATAAAGATAAGCTTCCGATCACGATGGCTATTTTATCGAACCGTCTCGAAACAGTTGATCAATTTCAAATACGCAGAATTGGATGGGCAGCAGAACATATGAATGATGAGTTTCCCATTAAACGATGGAAATTAATCAGAAAGGCCGGATTACGACCAGGTTATTCTAGTGCGGTAACTGACGCGCTTGATTATTACAGCGGTCAAGGATTACATACCTTGAACTTTGCAGATAGGGTGGCGACGCAGTGGCTTCAGTAG
- a CDS encoding ATP-binding protein — translation MDVPLFHFSRGHFVEADYQDPLLEDYRNNPLLEALPPIWDDKTVAKQLASNPSFNVAERELPVHLRMHCVQRISRDFFRPLSRHLELQQSISRLIRDGYVGRNPLTPNYAFRARKDAYELIIKGHTNGYPVNTPTSAGFALVGISGIGKSSSLMRILQMYPQVILHRKYKGQDMPAPYQIVWLKMDCPHDGSIRGLCLNFLLAVDSLVGTKYYKKNTTKTTDELLPIMAQAAAVHCLGVLVIDEIQNLQEAKDDRAAQMLNFFVQLVNTIGLPVILVGTYKALPALNGEFRNARRNSGQGDATWHHFQKDEEWEWLLQGLWKYQWTDKKVELTPEFIDIMFEESQGISDIAIKLFMLTQWRALDKEIKHITPELIRSVARDRFTLIKPALEALRSGKKNQIQKFADIYDSVSIDDYLDRIEAEKRKAARLEVIKTELGYDLQEQTVSEVNVWLIEVGIGEAMALKAAQAVVQKHLHEIDTVDLHKEALKIALQEQSNTSSTNKSIPRSKSKVKSKPTEPNDLRVIVSQGKKQKLPAYDSLKVAGYIKDPMEFIG, via the coding sequence ATGGATGTTCCCTTATTTCACTTCAGTCGTGGTCATTTTGTGGAGGCAGATTATCAAGATCCGCTGCTTGAGGACTATAGGAATAATCCTCTCTTGGAGGCGTTGCCGCCTATTTGGGACGACAAGACTGTAGCAAAGCAGCTGGCATCCAATCCGAGTTTCAATGTTGCTGAACGAGAACTACCGGTCCACTTAAGAATGCATTGTGTACAACGGATTTCGAGAGATTTCTTCAGGCCATTATCGAGACATCTTGAACTGCAACAGAGTATCTCCAGACTTATAAGGGATGGTTATGTAGGCCGAAATCCTCTTACCCCTAATTATGCCTTCAGAGCCCGTAAAGACGCTTATGAGCTCATTATAAAAGGTCATACAAATGGTTATCCCGTGAACACACCGACATCGGCAGGCTTTGCTCTGGTTGGCATATCCGGAATCGGGAAATCAAGCAGTCTGATGCGTATTCTCCAGATGTATCCGCAAGTCATTTTGCATCGAAAGTATAAAGGTCAGGATATGCCTGCCCCCTATCAGATTGTATGGCTAAAAATGGACTGTCCGCATGATGGATCTATACGAGGTTTATGTTTGAATTTTCTATTGGCGGTCGACAGTTTAGTCGGGACGAAGTATTACAAGAAGAATACAACAAAAACGACGGATGAATTATTGCCGATTATGGCTCAGGCTGCCGCCGTACATTGTCTTGGCGTACTTGTCATTGATGAAATTCAGAATCTGCAGGAAGCGAAGGATGATCGGGCTGCGCAAATGCTGAACTTCTTCGTCCAGCTGGTGAATACGATTGGTCTTCCTGTCATTCTAGTTGGTACCTATAAGGCACTGCCTGCCCTAAATGGTGAATTCAGGAATGCGCGGCGCAATAGCGGGCAAGGTGATGCAACCTGGCACCATTTTCAGAAGGATGAGGAATGGGAATGGCTTCTGCAGGGGTTGTGGAAGTACCAGTGGACCGACAAAAAAGTGGAGTTAACACCTGAGTTTATAGATATCATGTTTGAGGAATCTCAAGGTATATCGGATATTGCAATTAAGCTCTTTATGCTGACGCAGTGGCGTGCGCTGGACAAGGAGATCAAGCATATTACACCGGAACTTATCCGCTCTGTGGCCAGAGATCGATTTACGCTGATTAAGCCAGCACTAGAAGCGCTACGATCAGGGAAGAAGAATCAAATTCAAAAGTTTGCAGACATATATGACAGCGTATCTATAGATGACTACCTGGATCGAATTGAAGCAGAGAAACGGAAGGCTGCTCGGCTTGAGGTGATAAAGACGGAGCTTGGATATGACCTGCAAGAGCAAACGGTGTCTGAAGTTAATGTGTGGCTGATTGAGGTTGGCATAGGAGAAGCCATGGCATTAAAAGCAGCGCAGGCTGTAGTACAAAAGCATCTTCATGAAATTGATACCGTAGATTTGCACAAAGAAGCGCTGAAGATTGCTTTACAGGAGCAGAGTAATACTTCTTCCACTAATAAGTCTATTCCGCGAAGCAAATCGAAAGTGAAGTCAAAACCGACAGAGCCAAATGATTTACGCGTAATTGTATCTCAGGGCAAGAAGCAAAAGCTGCCGGCATACGATTCCCTCAAAGTTGCCGGATATATTAAAGATCCAATGGAGTTTATCGGATAG